One Candidatus Zixiibacteriota bacterium DNA window includes the following coding sequences:
- a CDS encoding TlpA disulfide reductase family protein produces the protein MKKILFPALIIALGALIFSCSKSNNNNASGNPGAASQVATNIPAGPTFAAADLNGGTRAFEEFKGKGPLVLNFWGTWCPPCRKELPDLKKIYADFRPQGLEIISLAVKDNPGRVREFVQQNGMEWVMLMSNREAEIAFNVTVGIPTTIFINRDGVEVSRLIGMQSYASFKKEIDKII, from the coding sequence ATGAAAAAGATTTTATTTCCCGCTTTGATTATTGCTCTGGGGGCGCTCATTTTTTCCTGCTCGAAATCAAATAATAACAATGCCTCGGGGAATCCCGGAGCGGCATCGCAGGTAGCGACAAATATTCCCGCAGGGCCCACTTTCGCCGCGGCCGATCTGAATGGCGGCACCAGAGCATTTGAGGAGTTCAAGGGGAAAGGGCCGCTGGTGCTGAATTTTTGGGGAACCTGGTGCCCGCCCTGCCGCAAAGAGCTTCCCGATCTGAAAAAAATCTACGCTGATTTCAGGCCGCAGGGTTTGGAAATAATCAGCCTGGCGGTGAAAGATAATCCCGGGCGCGTAAGAGAGTTTGTGCAGCAGAATGGGATGGAGTGGGTGATGCTGATGTCGAACCGTGAGGCGGAAATTGCTTTCAATGTCACGGTGGGGATTCCGACCACCATATTTATCAATCGTGATGGGGTGGAGGTCTCGCGGCTGATCGGGATGCAGTCGTACGCAAGTTTCAAGAAAGAAATAGATAAAATCATATAG
- a CDS encoding thioredoxin fold domain-containing protein, translating to MKKLIFVIILVLLPLSFPFAQDKSTKKSDKDSPAKVDTTRIIWHPYDVGLKLAKESGKHIVVNFTAKWCGYCKKMEKETFSMPEVIKFLNTNFVCIKVDGDSKNELNIGGYKITEQNLARNEYRVSGYPTFWFLKSTSERIGPVTGYQPTDRYLDMLYFVKDDIYQKMTFNDYITKGGRKVNN from the coding sequence ATGAAAAAACTGATCTTTGTTATTATTCTCGTTTTGCTGCCGTTATCATTTCCCTTTGCCCAGGATAAGAGTACGAAAAAGAGTGACAAAGATAGTCCCGCCAAGGTCGATACGACCAGGATAATCTGGCATCCATACGATGTCGGTCTGAAACTGGCCAAAGAAAGCGGCAAGCATATCGTGGTGAATTTTACCGCCAAATGGTGCGGCTACTGCAAAAAGATGGAAAAGGAAACTTTCTCCATGCCCGAGGTGATAAAATTCCTTAACACCAATTTTGTCTGTATCAAAGTCGATGGGGATTCGAAAAACGAGTTGAATATCGGCGGCTACAAAATCACCGAGCAAAATCTGGCGCGCAATGAATACCGGGTCAGCGGGTATCCGACTTTCTGGTTTCTGAAATCAACCAGCGAGCGGATCGGCCCGGTAACCGGGTATCAGCCGACCGATAGATATCTGGATATGCTCTATTTTGTCAAAGATGACATTTATCAGAAAATGACTTTCAACGACTATATCACCAAGGGTGGCCGAAAAGTGAATAATTAA
- a CDS encoding DUF2087 domain-containing protein codes for MSETLKFFTTAEIAEILKMNPQVIARKLQKGEIVAYKIGKDWRVSEKELLAWLELQSNQMQKDPGSAVVRHFVRNGRLTALPAQRKKRRYLLEHILQKFELNRVYSEKEVNSIIGELYEDFCTVRREFIMFKMMTRSGGKYIRNSSYMMQK; via the coding sequence ATGAGCGAAACACTCAAATTCTTCACGACCGCCGAGATTGCCGAAATTCTGAAAATGAATCCCCAGGTCATTGCCCGCAAACTGCAGAAAGGGGAGATTGTTGCTTATAAGATCGGCAAAGACTGGCGCGTATCCGAAAAAGAGCTTCTGGCCTGGCTGGAACTTCAGTCCAATCAGATGCAAAAAGACCCCGGTTCGGCGGTGGTGCGCCACTTTGTCCGCAATGGGCGCCTGACCGCGCTTCCGGCGCAGAGAAAGAAACGCCGTTACCTGCTGGAGCATATTCTGCAGAAATTTGAACTCAATCGCGTCTATTCCGAGAAAGAGGTTAACAGCATAATCGGCGAGTTGTATGAAGATTTTTGCACCGTGCGCCGCGAATTTATCATGTTCAAAATGATGACCCGTTCGGGCGGCAAATATATCCGCAACAGCAGTTATATGATGCAGAAATAG